A window of Strigops habroptila isolate Jane chromosome 5, bStrHab1.2.pri, whole genome shotgun sequence genomic DNA:
GGCGTTCTCGAAGATGGTGTTGGTGTAAAACCAGATCTGTCGAGGAGAGGACTTGATGTGAGCTGGGGGGACAGACCCATGGGGCACTTGAAACGAGCTGCTGGGTCTCAGCTcagcctctgcagagccaggTCCCAGGGTGAGGACCCCATAGGACTTACAGCATCGATGCCCGAGAGCTGCATGCCGGCGTTCACGACCACCACTGACAGAGTTTGCCAGCGCACGGAGcggtcctgcagcagctgccacacAGAGACCATCTCCACAGAGGAGAGTGACTGCTGTTCCTCCTTCATCTCCTCAATCACAGCCTGCACATCGGGTGTCCCCAGGAACCGGCACAGCGctgtggggagagcaggggtCATGGGTATGGTGCTCATAGGTATGGCacaagggaaggggggagggcTTTGGTCTGCCTTGGCTCAGCCTCCCCGTGCGACTTCCCTGACCCATGGGGCTGGGAGTCCATAGGAACTGAGGAGATGCCTCACACCACAGTGAGGCATCTGGAAATGCTGTGGTGCAACTGGGTGGGACAGAAGGGGTGAACCATAAGGACTATGGTGAGCTGCCAGGTCTGGATGTAGAAGGATGCTGTGAGTATGCATCATGGTCTTGGAGATCTTGGACCAGCACTGGTCTCCCCCAGGACACCTCCTCACCCTTGGTGGCCCCGCAGATGTCGTCCCTCTCTATCAGCAGGTACCGTGGGCTCTCGGGgaagcagtgcagcagcaggagctggagggaggCGGGAATGACCACCACGGACAGGGAAAGGGGCCAGAACCTGTCCTGAGAGGAGTCAAAACAGGATGTGTcatggggagagcagagcagggtgcaGCACACGTGGACTGGGGCACTATGCTCACCTCACCCAGCAGCTCCGGGAGGCCCAGAACCTGTGCGGAGAAAACCCCCAGGCAGATGAAGATGCTGGGCACAAGCCCCAGGAAACCCCGCAGGTTCTTGGGGGCGATTTCTCCCAGGTAGAGGGGCACCACACTCAGACAGATACCTGGGGGTGGAGAGGAGGGACCAGGGTGGGAGAGGCAGTGGGGAGAAGGGTACCTAGCCAGGCTCTTGGTGCACCTCCTCCCATGCCCAGCATCATCCACACCTCCCCTCCACCAGGGAGGTGGCCTTGTCTGCCCCATGGAGACCTCCACAGCAGAGCCTGTGGCCATGGGGAATAGAAAGTCTTCTCCAGCTGCCTGGGAATAGGCTCTAGGGCACAGAGCCATTAGGAAGGGGCTTTGCGCAGTCCCACAGCCCAGGCAGCACCTACCTGAGTGGATCCCTGTGATACAGCGGCCGATGATCACCATCTCGGGGGaccccagctcccagctgaaGCCCATGAAGCCACCAGCCAGGAGGACGAGGAGAGCGCTGCGGCTCAGTGCACCGCTCCTAGCAGGGCACAAGCAGCAGggcagcccctccagccccatcccatcccttgACGACCCTGTCCCATATCACCCCCTTACCTGCCATAGCGCTTCACCAGCACCCCCACCAGCAAGGAGCCCACCAGCCCACCCAGGGAGAAGGTGGAGACAGTCAGGGAGTAGAGGAGGGTCAGGGGACCAGGGGCCAGCCCATGCCCATACCGCTGGGACCATGTGGTGTTGTAGAAAGCCTTTatgtgctgcagggcagagagACACAAAACAGGCACCAAATGTGttgggagaaagaggaaggcaTGGGATGACAGCCCCCATAGGGAAAATGCCATAGGCTTAACAGCGCTGAAGGAGATGCAGGGCAGGATGTGACTGGGGCTGACTGGGATGTGCTGGTCTGTTTGCTCAACCAGCCTCAGCACCAGATGGGTTTAAGGACAACTTGGAGATGGCACAGGCAAAGCTGGAGCTGGCGCACGGAGGCTGTGGGAAGCTCCCATGTCCCTTCCATGCCATTCCTTTCCCCAGACCACTTCCCACGGGAGCCAAGTGAAATGCCAGCACTTTGGTGTGGGGCTGCTGGGTAGCAGTTCCTCCACCCTCCCAGGGAGAGACAGAGggtccttcccctgctcctgaGAGGCTGCCTGTCCCTTACCGCTGCCGGCGAGTTCACCACGGCCAGGTTGTAGCCATAGAGCATGGAGGAGCCAAAGGACACCAGGAGGGTGACTGACAGCAGGGGGAAGGTCAGGtgctgggagagaggaagagggatCAGCACAAGGTCACTTGTGGCATGAGCTGTGTTGGGTCACTGCCTTTTTCTAGTAGGGATGTCCTTGGCCCAGAGCAAAGACCCCAGCGTGACAGTGCCCTGCGCTGAGCACTGCTCCATGCCACTGCCCACCACCAAGCCCAGCTGATCCGGCTTCCCTGTGGCTGGTCTCTTGGCTGTGGCATAAGGCTTTaccctggggctgggagggggcagCGCGCAGAGAGCGGCaggtggaggaaggagaaacacCCTCGTCCCCCCCTGTAGATGGGGAAACCCAAACGGCGCTGCTGCGAGCTGCCCCACACATACCCCAAAGCCGGGAGGCCCAGCACCACTGCAAGTTCCAGTTCCCTTCAGCAAGTCCCATCCCTCCCCAAATGCCACCACATGCATGCACCTCCTACACCCTGACCCCCACCAGCACCTCTGTCACATCCTCTGGTGCAGGGGCGCTCTTGCCCCCAGCCCAgcggggtcccggggggggACCGGCCGGGGTCCGCAGCACGACCAAGAGGCATCCAGGGGCCCCCCCCAGCCGCAGGTGCACCCCTAGGTGCTGCACCCGCTGTCTCCCCTGCAGCAATGTGTCCCACGGCCACCCTAGCGCTGTGGCGGCGTGAGCCCGCGTCCCCCGTAGCAACCCCGCCCCACTCACCCAGTGCCCGCCCCCCCGCAGCTCCCCCCCAGCACAGTAGCCGGATCCGTAGCACCCAGCTCCCGGCTCACGCTCAGCAAATCCCCGCTAATCCCATCAGGAATCTCAAGCCGGGAAAAGTGGCGGAGGGGCCGGGTTGGGTGGGGGGGTAGACAGGGAGAGGGGACGGGGCAGCCCCCCCAGCCCGCAGGATGCTCACCCCAGGGATGTCCCCGCCGGGCCGTGGGGTCTCTTTCCCGACCGTCGGGGCGAGGCTGCAGccggagcagggggaaggaggcggggagggagaaagcagccccggcccggcgggCTGGCTCGTCTCTCCCATTTTTAGCTGGAAgcaggagggggagagggaagggaaggcaggtccgggcagggcaggcagcctGGGTGCCCCGGGGCTCATTGGAGGCGCCTGAGCGGCCGGAGGAGGAGTCCAGGGACCTTCCCCCTCACCCCTCCCCGCGCCGGGGGCAGTGGCAGGCCGGCACCTCCGggctgcccagccctggggacagcGGGTCCACCGGTGTGATGCTCTGACACCGTTGAGAGGCCCCACATATCCCCTCCAGACCGAGCTGGCCCCGGGGACCGTAAGCAgggcagcatccctgcatcctcACCGAGGCTGGGGGAAAAGGGGCAGCCCCACATCACCCAACACCCGCGTTATCCCCCCGGCTCCTCTCCCACCGTGGCAGACATGCCCCATTCATCCCCTGTGACTCGGGTAGGAGGGCTGGTAACCCACCCAGCCATGGCTCAGGGCAGCTGCCTTCCCCTGACACGGAGGGGGACAGCCCCCAACCCCAGAGATGAGAGATTTGGCTCATGGCAGCTCAGAGGAATCCAATTTTGCTGcggccaggagctgcctccccTGCTGCTAATGAAGTGCCTTTAATTAGCAGTCTAATAGCAAGCTCTTAATTTGCCGAACAGCCAGTTGAAAGGATGGGGACCCCACTAAGCCAGGGCTGGCAACAGCTCCAAGGGCTTAAAAGGGACAGGCCCTGACTTGGCCCCACCATGGGAGGGTTCCATCCATGATCTCCTTCCCAGCCTGCCAGCATTCAGCTTTTCCCCGGGCAGGCACCTGCTGAAGAGCTTCTACGTCTTGCTCAGGCTCAGTTTATCCATGTCTCATCACCTTTACCTTTGTGCAGGTGTGCTGGGTGACTGTAGAGACCTCGGCAACAGAGCCACAGTGGAAACAGACCTGCAGGGAGCCATGGTCCCTCAGGGGATGGTCCCATTTCATTCCTAGAGCAGCAGGATGAAGATCCATTGATCGGACATGCCCTTGGGTGAGATGAtctggcaggaggaggacaTGCAGCCTGTGGGTACCAGCCATGCCCAAAGCACTTGCCTTCCTGTAGGGCAGCCCTAAACATCCCCAGGACTCACCCCAAGCCCTGTGCTAAGACAGGGCAAAGCATCAGACCTGGGACAGGACGATAAGCCAGGCCATGCTGTGTCCTGCAGACATGCTCCCACTCCTCTCATCCAGGTACATGGCTCATT
This region includes:
- the LOC115608780 gene encoding LOW QUALITY PROTEIN: solute carrier family 2, facilitated glucose transporter member 5-like (The sequence of the model RefSeq protein was modified relative to this genomic sequence to represent the inferred CDS: deleted 1 base in 1 codon); this encodes MSLSAVSTRKGQRQQTALTFGAAEMSASSSARAAEFPLLQRRETGASNEPRGTQAACPARTCLPFLSPSCFQLKMGETSQPAGPGLLSPSPPPSPCSGCSLAPTVGKETPRPGGDIPGHLTFPLLSVTLLVSFGSSMLYGYNLAVVNSPAAHIKAFYNTTWSQRYGHGLAPGPLTLLYSLTVSTFSLGGLVGSLLVGVLVKRYGRSGALSRSALLVLLAGGFMGFSWELGSPEMVIIGRCITGIHSGICLSVVPLYLGEIAPKNLRGFLGLVPSIFICLGVFSAQVLGLPELLGEDRFWPLSLSVVVIPASLQLLLLHCFPESPRYLLIERDDICGATKALCRFLGTPDVQAVIEEMKEEQQSLSSVEMVSVWQLLQDRSVRWQTLSVVVVNAGMQLSGIDAIWFYTNTIFENAGIPVSQIPYTTVGTGTIEVVAGLIGCFTIEKLGRRPLIITGFCAMGICLAGITISLLLQTTLPWMCYVGVVCVIGTIAGFCMGPAGVPFLMTAELFTQSHRPAAYIIGGSLNWLCNFTIGFIFPFLQMSAGAFCFLVFCRVCLLVALYVYLVIPETKNKTFMEISHMFDTHRSFLSIPAYVGMKKLDGYGALESSSLEGKDSNLP